Proteins encoded in a region of the Mucilaginibacter sabulilitoris genome:
- a CDS encoding glycosyltransferase, whose protein sequence is MGEFLFQTSYKIIEPNLVINMHFAITTYGSRGDVQPFVSLALGLMDNGHQVTLLAPGNFKEFVNGYGVNFYALHGNIEEIVHSPEGLRVLKTGNTFSLLRYMQKAVRKLQPVINNDILSGCADADVIISSVLCIQWVKAIAEKLNKSWGVIQFQPPTSPTKAFPFVGLNFFNFPNYNLFTYWLLGVINWSLNKREINKFRISLGLKSLKRPTFGSLRSENILNLYCFSQLLIKRPDDWPSNTHITGFMTLADRKTTYVLRQVDEILLRWIEDGEKPVYIGFGSIPIPDPELFSAILIEIIQKNNIRVVLCKGWTILPGIPSHPNLFVLDSVNHEWLLPKCSSAIIHGGAGTLAAVLNAQIPLVIISVFGDQPWWGSIIENKRLGIHIPFKQITTAKILDALYIIQTDEYLNNTRKMGDEIQLENGLQHTVKMLEDYFVAQSL, encoded by the coding sequence ATGGGTGAATTCCTATTTCAGACTTCTTATAAAATCATTGAACCTAACCTTGTAATTAACATGCACTTTGCTATTACTACTTATGGATCGCGGGGTGATGTTCAGCCCTTTGTTTCTTTGGCTTTAGGACTAATGGACAATGGCCATCAGGTGACATTATTGGCACCTGGAAATTTTAAAGAGTTTGTAAATGGATATGGCGTAAATTTTTATGCTTTGCATGGCAATATAGAAGAAATTGTACATTCTCCAGAAGGGTTGCGCGTATTAAAAACCGGAAACACATTCTCCCTTTTGCGTTATATGCAAAAAGCTGTTCGAAAACTTCAACCCGTAATAAACAATGACATATTATCAGGATGTGCTGATGCAGATGTGATCATATCCAGTGTATTGTGCATACAATGGGTTAAAGCAATTGCAGAAAAATTGAACAAAAGTTGGGGAGTTATTCAGTTTCAACCGCCAACCAGCCCGACTAAAGCGTTTCCATTTGTTGGTTTAAACTTTTTTAATTTTCCCAATTATAACCTATTTACTTATTGGCTTTTAGGAGTAATCAATTGGTCTTTAAACAAAAGAGAAATAAATAAATTTCGAATTTCTTTAGGTTTAAAGTCATTAAAAAGGCCAACATTCGGGAGTTTACGTTCTGAAAACATTCTTAATTTGTATTGCTTTAGTCAGCTGCTTATTAAACGCCCTGATGATTGGCCGAGTAATACCCACATAACAGGTTTCATGACTTTGGCCGATAGAAAGACAACATACGTTTTAAGGCAAGTTGATGAAATTTTATTAAGATGGATTGAAGATGGTGAAAAGCCGGTTTACATTGGATTTGGAAGTATACCGATCCCGGATCCTGAATTATTTAGTGCTATACTAATAGAAATAATTCAAAAAAATAATATCAGAGTTGTATTGTGTAAAGGTTGGACAATACTTCCCGGCATACCTTCCCATCCCAATTTATTTGTTTTGGATTCTGTGAACCACGAATGGCTCTTACCGAAATGCTCGTCAGCAATAATCCATGGTGGTGCGGGAACTTTAGCCGCTGTTTTAAATGCTCAGATCCCATTAGTTATAATATCAGTTTTTGGTGATCAACCTTGGTGGGGATCAATTATTGAAAATAAACGATTAGGGATTCATATACCTTTTAAGCAAATTACTACAGCTAAGATTTTAGATGCTTTGTACATTATTCAAACAGATGAATATTTGAATAACACCAGGAAGATGGGGGATGAAATACAATTAGAAAATGGCTTACAACATACCGTAAAGATGTTGGAAGATTATTTTGTTGCACAATCGTTATAA
- the coaE gene encoding dephospho-CoA kinase (Dephospho-CoA kinase (CoaE) performs the final step in coenzyme A biosynthesis.): protein MLKIGLTGNIGSGKTTVAKVFELLDIPVFYADNEAKKVMVTDEILIESIKKTFGTQSYFDDGALNRKHIAGIVFDNEVDLQKLNALVHPAVFRAFDHWVAEIKIAPYVIKEAALLFESGSYKMCDRSLLISAPLENRIARVMQRDRVSKAEVESREARQFSEERKKQLANDVIVNDDQQLVIPQVLALHRQYLALAKN from the coding sequence ATGCTTAAAATTGGTTTAACGGGTAATATAGGCAGCGGTAAAACAACAGTGGCCAAGGTGTTTGAGCTTTTGGACATACCTGTTTTTTATGCCGATAATGAAGCCAAAAAGGTGATGGTTACAGATGAGATCCTGATCGAATCTATAAAGAAAACGTTCGGCACCCAATCGTATTTTGATGATGGCGCCCTTAACCGTAAACACATCGCCGGTATAGTGTTTGATAATGAGGTAGACCTGCAAAAACTTAACGCGCTGGTACACCCGGCCGTATTCAGGGCGTTTGACCATTGGGTAGCCGAAATTAAAATCGCTCCTTACGTTATTAAAGAAGCTGCCCTGTTGTTTGAAAGCGGCTCTTATAAAATGTGCGACCGCAGCTTACTGATATCCGCTCCGTTGGAGAATCGCATAGCACGTGTGATGCAGCGTGACCGTGTTTCAAAAGCTGAGGTGGAAAGCCGCGAAGCCCGGCAGTTTTCTGAAGAAAGAAAAAAACAGCTGGCCAATGATGTTATTGTGAATGATGACCAGCAACTGGTAATTCCGCAGGTGCTGGCTTTACACAGGCAATACTTAGCCCTCGCAAAAAACTAA
- a CDS encoding MBL fold metallo-hydrolase, with protein MILDDFVLIDDKGLYCKYGDFYLDPKLPAKTAVISHAHADHAISGNNEVYCTRATATIMQLRYDRTAAKVFNIVGYNQSFNIGRVVITLIPAGHMLGSAQILMEYEGTRYLYTGDYKLQPDATCEPIEWVTTDVLITESTFADPAVLHPDPVVEIQKINAIKTNILLGAYGLGKSQRLINLISTYAPQKKILVHHRIMPINAIYEKMGFTLGAHQIYGRKLMKVQDEFVYIVPPFTFDSYIRAIGVTRLFASGWKNLQVNQKDTLFISDHVDWKDILETITRTQPSQIWTLHGDGRHLKNHFNNDIFVKLLN; from the coding sequence ATGATACTTGACGATTTTGTGCTGATTGATGATAAGGGGCTATACTGCAAATATGGCGACTTTTATCTTGACCCCAAGCTCCCTGCAAAAACCGCTGTTATATCACACGCCCATGCCGATCATGCCATCAGCGGTAATAACGAGGTTTATTGTACCAGGGCAACGGCTACTATTATGCAGCTGCGCTATGACCGTACCGCGGCTAAGGTTTTTAACATTGTTGGCTATAACCAATCGTTTAATATTGGCCGGGTAGTTATAACGCTGATCCCCGCCGGTCACATGTTGGGCTCGGCACAAATATTAATGGAATATGAGGGCACCCGGTACCTTTACACCGGCGATTATAAACTGCAGCCTGATGCTACTTGCGAACCTATAGAATGGGTTACCACGGATGTACTCATAACTGAAAGCACCTTTGCCGACCCTGCCGTTTTACACCCGGATCCGGTTGTTGAAATACAAAAAATAAATGCTATAAAAACCAACATTCTGCTGGGAGCTTATGGTCTGGGCAAAAGCCAGCGCCTGATCAATCTCATTAGCACCTATGCCCCGCAAAAAAAGATACTGGTACATCACCGCATTATGCCTATTAATGCTATATATGAAAAAATGGGATTTACTTTGGGAGCTCATCAGATATATGGCCGCAAACTGATGAAGGTACAGGATGAATTTGTTTATATTGTTCCGCCCTTTACTTTTGATAGCTATATCAGGGCCATAGGGGTTACCCGTCTATTCGCTTCCGGATGGAAAAATCTGCAGGTTAATCAAAAAGATACCCTCTTTATATCAGACCATGTGGATTGGAAGGATATCCTGGAAACCATAACCCGTACACAACCCAGCCAGATATGGACCCTGCACGGCGATGGCCGTCATTTAAAAAATCATTTCAATAATGATATTTTTGTAAAACTGCTAAATTAA
- a CDS encoding MarR family winged helix-turn-helix transcriptional regulator, whose amino-acid sequence MRIDDEIQSTNFEDNYHKVAINISYTSGWLSNYFRLYFDKYNITQQQFNILRILRGQYPKPATINLLKERMVDKMSDASRIVDRLIQKELVSRCTNNKDRRAVDIRISEMGLQTLAKMDQEFKTKDILKGNLTEDEAAQLSDLLDKLRG is encoded by the coding sequence ATGCGGATAGACGACGAGATACAAAGCACAAATTTTGAAGACAACTATCATAAAGTGGCGATTAACATATCATACACTTCTGGCTGGTTAAGTAATTACTTTAGATTATACTTTGACAAATACAATATTACCCAGCAACAATTTAATATTCTGCGGATATTAAGGGGGCAATACCCAAAACCTGCTACCATTAACCTGTTAAAAGAACGCATGGTTGATAAAATGTCTGACGCATCTCGTATTGTTGACCGTCTGATACAAAAAGAGCTGGTTTCACGCTGCACCAATAATAAGGACAGAAGGGCGGTTGACATTCGTATTAGCGAAATGGGCTTGCAAACGCTGGCCAAAATGGATCAGGAGTTTAAAACCAAGGACATACTCAAGGGAAACCTCACAGAAGACGAAGCGGCACAGCTCAGCGATCTGCTGGATAAGCTGAGGGGATAA
- a CDS encoding carbohydrate-binding family 9-like protein yields MNTLPVFKKIKGLSLLKTGLIVFIVFGSGRLMAQDAFKGLENLFTIPQNYVVKHTAKAPAIDGDIDENIWQQAKWTADFTDIEGDLKPNPSLQTNIKMLWDDSCVYVAARLYDPHVWATLKNHDDIVFRDNDFELFVDPQNTTHSYYEIEVNAINTIFDLYLNKPYRNMGSAVPGWDAHGLRTAVKIQGTLNNPKDKDKGWTVEMAIPFKAINPGFKAASPQHGTLWRINFSRVEWDAEVKNGEYVKLKDTASGHDLPEHNWVWSPQGVINMHYPERWGYLLFSNHSADDVVFEMPYAEQQKKYLWLIYYRQKEWYKQKHEYAQTLKDLGIESGYDILKKFNNLQLESTKHQFMAFITEGEGSPTYTINQDGFVEPITNNHHE; encoded by the coding sequence ATGAACACATTACCTGTTTTTAAAAAAATTAAAGGCCTGTCTTTGTTAAAGACAGGCTTAATTGTATTTATAGTTTTTGGTTCGGGTAGGTTAATGGCCCAGGATGCTTTTAAAGGCCTCGAAAATTTGTTTACCATACCTCAAAATTATGTGGTAAAACATACCGCCAAAGCCCCGGCAATTGATGGCGATATTGATGAAAACATATGGCAGCAGGCCAAGTGGACAGCTGATTTTACAGATATTGAGGGCGATCTGAAACCTAACCCATCGCTGCAAACCAATATTAAAATGCTCTGGGACGATAGTTGCGTGTATGTGGCTGCCCGCTTATATGACCCGCATGTATGGGCCACGCTTAAAAATCATGACGATATTGTTTTCAGGGATAATGACTTTGAGTTGTTTGTCGACCCGCAGAACACTACTCATAGTTATTATGAAATTGAGGTTAATGCCATTAACACTATTTTTGATCTGTACCTAAACAAACCCTACCGCAACATGGGCAGTGCAGTACCCGGTTGGGATGCGCATGGCTTGCGTACTGCCGTTAAGATACAGGGTACGCTGAACAACCCGAAAGATAAAGACAAGGGTTGGACTGTTGAAATGGCCATTCCTTTTAAAGCGATCAACCCGGGTTTTAAAGCCGCTTCGCCGCAGCATGGAACTTTGTGGCGCATCAATTTTTCGAGGGTGGAATGGGATGCCGAAGTGAAGAATGGGGAATATGTAAAACTAAAGGATACTGCATCCGGACATGATTTGCCCGAGCATAACTGGGTATGGTCGCCGCAAGGGGTAATCAATATGCATTATCCCGAACGTTGGGGGTATCTGCTATTCAGCAACCATAGTGCCGACGATGTTGTATTTGAAATGCCTTATGCCGAACAACAAAAAAAATATTTATGGCTCATTTACTACCGGCAAAAAGAGTGGTATAAACAAAAACATGAGTACGCGCAAACATTAAAAGATTTGGGTATAGAAAGTGGTTATGACATTTTAAAAAAATTTAATAACTTACAACTTGAATCAACAAAACACCAATTTATGGCATTCATTACCGAAGGAGAAGGTTCTCCAACATATACCATAAATCAGGATGGGTTTGTTGAGCCTATAACCAATAATCACCATGAATAA
- a CDS encoding family 10 glycosylhydrolase yields MNKRGFLKAGLLATVASQLPVKGHASANTVNSKKKAMKNWIWINPNLKDTDDDLNTNYTAYKTAGITGIFFENDSERHFRAAKAHGIEAHRWIWTFNRAEMIGEHPEWYSKNRNGDSCADKPPYVKYYRWLCPSRPEVENYLKDIVDKTLEKDYVDGIHLDYVRYSDVVLPVNLWDKYKIEQTKELPEYDYCYCEVCQAKFKEQYGQDIKEIQYPEASLSWRLFRYGNIIRVVNSISAVAHQHKKAITAAVFPTPEVARRNVRQDWTNFKLDGVCPMIYHGFYKEGVKWIGDAVAEGIHFLDGKFPLYAGLYLSDFKNDDEVRSGIQYALQNGASGISFFGRVTPSVLDILKQETSAVRRS; encoded by the coding sequence ATGAATAAGCGCGGATTTTTAAAAGCCGGTCTGTTGGCTACAGTGGCCTCACAGTTACCGGTAAAAGGTCATGCCTCTGCAAATACCGTAAACAGTAAAAAGAAGGCAATGAAAAACTGGATCTGGATCAATCCTAACCTGAAGGACACTGATGATGATCTTAATACCAATTATACGGCTTATAAAACAGCTGGTATTACAGGGATATTTTTTGAGAACGACAGCGAGCGGCATTTTCGCGCTGCTAAAGCTCACGGCATAGAAGCGCATCGCTGGATATGGACCTTTAACCGGGCCGAAATGATTGGGGAGCACCCGGAGTGGTACAGTAAAAATCGAAATGGCGATTCATGTGCCGATAAACCGCCCTACGTAAAATACTACCGCTGGCTTTGCCCGTCGCGCCCCGAAGTGGAGAATTATCTGAAAGACATTGTTGATAAAACTTTGGAAAAGGACTATGTAGACGGTATACACCTTGACTATGTGCGTTATTCCGATGTGGTACTGCCTGTAAACCTTTGGGATAAATACAAAATTGAACAAACCAAAGAACTGCCCGAATATGATTACTGCTACTGCGAGGTTTGCCAGGCCAAATTTAAAGAGCAATATGGTCAGGATATTAAAGAGATCCAATATCCGGAGGCGAGCCTTTCCTGGCGGTTGTTCAGGTATGGTAATATCATCAGGGTGGTAAACAGTATATCGGCAGTGGCGCATCAGCACAAAAAAGCTATTACGGCAGCTGTTTTCCCGACGCCTGAAGTTGCCCGCCGTAATGTACGCCAGGACTGGACAAACTTTAAGCTCGACGGCGTGTGCCCCATGATATACCATGGTTTTTATAAAGAAGGTGTAAAATGGATAGGGGACGCCGTTGCCGAAGGCATCCATTTTTTAGATGGCAAATTCCCGCTTTATGCCGGGTTGTACCTTTCCGATTTTAAAAATGATGATGAGGTTCGTTCGGGCATACAGTATGCGCTGCAGAATGGGGCTTCGGGCATATCATTCTTTGGAAGAGTTACGCCCTCTGTACTTGATATTTTAAAACAGGAGACAAGTGCTGTAAGGAGGAGCTAA
- a CDS encoding EVE domain-containing protein: MQHWLVKSEPVKYSWEKFNKDGRTFWDGVRNYQARNNLREMKEGDLVLFYHSNDGKEVVGIAKVVKEAYQDPTTTDPNWVVVDLAPVETLKKPVTLEVIKADEQLKDVGLVRQGRLSVMGLKREEFDRILELGS, encoded by the coding sequence ATGCAGCATTGGCTTGTAAAATCAGAACCCGTTAAATACAGTTGGGAAAAATTTAATAAAGATGGACGTACCTTTTGGGATGGCGTACGTAATTACCAGGCCCGTAACAACCTCAGAGAAATGAAAGAGGGCGACCTGGTATTGTTTTACCATAGTAACGATGGTAAGGAAGTAGTAGGTATAGCCAAAGTTGTAAAGGAAGCTTATCAGGACCCAACCACTACCGACCCGAACTGGGTAGTGGTTGACCTGGCCCCGGTTGAAACACTAAAAAAACCGGTAACACTTGAAGTAATCAAGGCTGATGAGCAGTTGAAGGATGTTGGGTTGGTTAGGCAGGGGCGCCTATCGGTAATGGGTTTAAAGCGTGAGGAATTTGACCGTATATTAGAATTAGGCAGCTAA
- a CDS encoding aldo/keto reductase has translation MNYRDFKGTAIAEVGLGTWQLGSADWGDIKEADALNILKAYTDAGGNFLDTADVYGMGVSETVIGKFLKTIEHPVYVATKLGRRGDEPNGWPQNFTYDAMKRQVEDSLKHLDIPRLFLEQLHCIPTEEMRSGKVFDHLRQLQDQGLISHFGVSVETSEEALICLEQEGLASLQIIFNLFRQHVADKVFAKAAERGVAVIARVPLASGLLSGRFNAHTQFAQNDHRNYNANGEAFNTGETFSGIEFNEGVKLADKIRRMFPDERMPQWAIRWILDHPEVTTVIPGASKVAQVNSNIEASKLPHLSKETHQQLRELYDVEIYDKIRGHF, from the coding sequence ATGAACTATAGAGATTTTAAAGGCACCGCAATAGCCGAAGTTGGATTGGGCACCTGGCAGCTGGGCAGCGCCGACTGGGGCGACATCAAAGAGGCTGATGCTTTAAACATATTAAAGGCTTATACAGATGCCGGCGGCAATTTTCTGGACACCGCCGACGTATATGGCATGGGCGTTAGTGAAACGGTTATAGGCAAGTTTTTAAAAACAATTGAACACCCGGTTTATGTGGCTACCAAACTGGGCCGCCGTGGTGATGAGCCTAACGGATGGCCACAGAACTTTACTTATGATGCCATGAAACGCCAGGTCGAAGATTCGTTAAAGCATCTTGATATACCGCGTTTGTTTTTAGAGCAACTGCATTGTATCCCAACCGAAGAAATGCGCTCGGGCAAAGTATTCGACCATTTACGCCAATTACAAGACCAAGGGTTGATAAGCCATTTTGGCGTCAGTGTAGAAACATCAGAAGAAGCGCTGATTTGCCTGGAGCAGGAAGGTTTGGCGTCGCTACAGATCATATTTAACCTGTTCAGGCAGCACGTAGCCGATAAGGTGTTTGCAAAGGCAGCAGAAAGAGGAGTTGCCGTCATTGCTCGGGTGCCATTAGCGAGCGGGTTACTATCTGGCAGATTCAATGCGCATACCCAATTTGCGCAGAACGATCATCGTAATTATAATGCCAATGGTGAAGCGTTTAACACAGGTGAAACATTTTCGGGTATTGAATTTAATGAGGGCGTTAAATTAGCCGATAAAATAAGGCGTATGTTCCCCGATGAACGTATGCCGCAATGGGCCATCAGGTGGATACTGGATCATCCTGAGGTTACTACCGTAATTCCGGGAGCATCAAAAGTGGCACAAGTTAACAGTAATATAGAAGCGTCAAAATTACCACACCTGTCAAAGGAAACTCATCAGCAACTAAGGGAATTGTATGATGTCGAGATATATGATAAAATAAGAGGGCATTTTTAA
- a CDS encoding DUF1573 domain-containing protein: MKKLFLSLITAAALLSACNQTSGNGSTAENSNDSAATKTEATSANAANAPVMKFEKESHDFGKIKTGDKVSYDFKFTNNGKSPLIITDAVASCGCTTPEWPKTPVKPGESGLIKVVFNSAGKSGLQDKQITITANTVPAQNMVHLIGEVLTK; encoded by the coding sequence ATGAAAAAATTGTTTTTAAGTTTAATAACAGCAGCTGCATTATTATCAGCCTGTAACCAAACATCAGGAAACGGTTCAACTGCAGAAAATTCAAACGATAGTGCTGCAACAAAAACCGAAGCAACCAGTGCAAATGCGGCCAATGCCCCGGTAATGAAGTTTGAAAAAGAAAGCCACGATTTTGGCAAAATAAAAACGGGCGACAAGGTTAGCTACGATTTTAAATTCACCAACAATGGTAAATCACCACTTATTATTACCGATGCGGTTGCAAGCTGCGGCTGTACTACTCCCGAATGGCCAAAAACACCGGTAAAACCAGGCGAAAGCGGTTTAATTAAAGTAGTGTTTAACAGCGCAGGAAAATCGGGGCTGCAGGATAAACAAATAACCATTACCGCCAATACCGTACCTGCTCAAAACATGGTGCACTTAATTGGCGAAGTTTTAACGAAATAA
- a CDS encoding YbbR-like domain-containing protein, with translation MAIVKLSATERRRLSAFFTCLVLAVLAWIFTTLSNSYNYTVQEVLTYKNAPQKRAFHSLQPDTVKATVQGTGWQMIFSGMREESKPITIDLATLENRNFVVLSSQLKQININKELTQPIIAIDPDTLYFDFSNRLVKKVPVQLMSGLKYRRQFAVSGNIVIKPSFITVSGPADRLKEIKLWRTDSLQVGEISETINTRVNLQSVKEGNLNVYPKTVQVIIPVDEFTEKTLEIPVKLINNHNYDNVKVFPQRVKITFTTSLSRYPDMTEDLFEATADLDLWRDHGYRSLPVKLTRVPPFCKIVKLSPANIDFIIKK, from the coding sequence ATGGCAATAGTAAAATTATCCGCAACAGAACGAAGGCGCTTATCGGCATTTTTCACCTGCCTGGTGCTGGCTGTTTTAGCCTGGATATTTACTACGCTTTCAAATTCCTACAACTATACTGTACAAGAGGTGTTGACCTATAAAAATGCGCCCCAAAAACGCGCATTCCATTCGTTACAGCCCGATACCGTTAAAGCGACAGTGCAGGGCACCGGCTGGCAGATGATATTTTCTGGCATGCGGGAAGAAAGCAAGCCTATAACTATTGACCTTGCCACTCTTGAAAACCGGAACTTCGTGGTGCTTAGCTCCCAGCTAAAGCAAATTAACATTAATAAAGAACTTACCCAGCCTATTATAGCCATTGACCCTGATACGCTTTACTTTGATTTTTCAAACCGGCTGGTAAAAAAGGTTCCGGTACAACTTATGTCAGGTCTTAAATACAGACGGCAATTTGCGGTATCGGGCAATATTGTTATTAAACCATCTTTTATAACCGTAAGCGGTCCTGCAGACCGGCTAAAGGAAATAAAATTATGGAGAACCGACTCTCTGCAGGTGGGTGAAATTAGCGAAACTATAAATACCCGTGTAAACTTACAATCAGTTAAAGAAGGGAATTTAAATGTATACCCCAAAACAGTACAAGTCATTATCCCTGTTGATGAGTTCACTGAAAAAACTTTAGAAATACCAGTTAAACTCATCAACAATCATAATTATGATAATGTTAAGGTATTTCCTCAAAGAGTTAAAATAACCTTTACCACTTCGTTAAGCAGATATCCCGATATGACCGAAGACCTGTTTGAGGCCACAGCCGATCTTGACCTTTGGCGCGACCATGGTTATCGCTCATTACCGGTAAAACTTACCAGGGTTCCACCGTTTTGTAAAATTGTGAAGTTAAGTCCGGCAAATATTGATTTTATTATAAAAAAATAA
- a CDS encoding DUF5522 domain-containing protein: MLQEGIDYYINEDGNFVFTKEYHLKRGYCCKNKCLHCPWGYGKPDTQAPENTSNKND; this comes from the coding sequence ATGTTACAGGAAGGCATTGATTACTATATAAATGAGGATGGAAACTTTGTTTTTACAAAGGAGTATCATTTAAAACGTGGCTATTGCTGCAAAAACAAATGCCTTCATTGCCCATGGGGTTATGGTAAACCTGATACCCAGGCACCAGAAAATACTTCAAATAAAAATGATTGA
- the yajC gene encoding preprotein translocase subunit YajC has product MIATILLQAAASGGLGSFSTLIPMVLIIAVFYFFMIRPQVKKQKDQKKYVDELKKGDRVVTTAGIHGKIIDLNDTTFLVEVDNGKIRFDKSAISLDASKALNTPPAATKS; this is encoded by the coding sequence ATGATAGCAACTATTTTATTACAGGCAGCAGCAAGCGGCGGTTTAGGTAGCTTCAGTACTTTAATACCAATGGTATTAATTATTGCAGTGTTTTACTTTTTCATGATCCGCCCGCAGGTTAAAAAGCAAAAAGATCAAAAGAAATATGTAGATGAACTAAAAAAAGGCGACAGGGTGGTAACTACTGCCGGTATACACGGCAAAATTATCGACCTTAACGATACTACTTTTTTAGTTGAAGTTGATAACGGCAAAATCCGTTTTGATAAATCTGCCATTTCATTAGATGCATCAAAAGCTTTAAATACCCCTCCTGCTGCAACAAAAAGCTAA
- a CDS encoding nuclear transport factor 2 family protein, protein MNTQEVADKLVQLCREGKNVEAINELYADNIVSHEPKGTPMELTEGKNAVLDKTNQWYAMVEEYHGGSISDPIVSGNFFSCAMDMDVTYKGMGRSEMNEIAVYEVKDGKIVSERFHYDVPMA, encoded by the coding sequence ATGAACACACAAGAAGTAGCCGACAAATTAGTACAGCTTTGCCGGGAAGGAAAAAATGTAGAAGCGATAAATGAGCTTTATGCAGATAATATTGTGAGCCATGAGCCCAAAGGAACACCTATGGAATTAACAGAAGGAAAAAACGCTGTGCTGGATAAAACCAATCAGTGGTATGCGATGGTTGAAGAATATCATGGTGGCTCTATCTCGGATCCTATTGTAAGCGGCAATTTTTTTAGCTGCGCCATGGATATGGATGTTACTTACAAAGGAATGGGTAGAAGTGAAATGAACGAGATTGCAGTTTATGAGGTTAAGGACGGAAAAATTGTTTCTGAAAGGTTCCATTATGATGTGCCGATGGCATAA
- the nusB gene encoding transcription antitermination factor NusB — protein sequence MLNRRHLRVKVLQALYAYHQSDTKDVKLHEKNMLHGIDQVYEMYIWMLSLISEVGNYAANDAQERANKHLPTAEDLNADLKILTNRFIVTLNDNRDYLIALKKYKVDWGFEPELAKTLFTILKNAPEYAEYLAKTDDTIHTDKDIIKFIFKKVILKSSIAEQVFEDKFIFWPVDRDVLQALIAKTFKNFASEDAKQNHLAEITGNWTEDREFVVDLFQKSIRFDAPYQELIAAKTQNWEPERIAMMDTLLMKMAITEFINFTSIPVKVTINEYLEISKEFSTPKSNSFINGILDKILIDLKAENKIRKIGRGLIE from the coding sequence ATGTTAAACAGAAGGCACCTAAGGGTAAAGGTATTACAAGCGTTATACGCATACCATCAATCGGACACTAAAGATGTCAAGTTACACGAAAAAAACATGCTGCATGGTATTGACCAGGTATATGAAATGTATATCTGGATGTTATCGCTGATTTCAGAGGTAGGTAATTACGCAGCAAACGATGCCCAGGAAAGAGCAAACAAACATTTACCCACGGCCGAAGACCTGAATGCTGATCTGAAAATATTAACCAACAGGTTTATTGTTACCCTTAATGATAACCGCGATTATCTCATCGCTTTAAAAAAATACAAGGTTGACTGGGGTTTTGAGCCTGAGCTGGCAAAAACGCTATTCACTATCCTTAAAAATGCGCCCGAATATGCCGAATACCTGGCAAAAACCGACGATACCATACATACGGATAAAGACATTATTAAATTCATTTTCAAAAAAGTAATTTTAAAATCATCAATTGCCGAACAGGTTTTTGAAGACAAATTTATTTTTTGGCCAGTTGACCGCGATGTATTACAGGCGCTGATAGCTAAAACTTTCAAAAATTTCGCTTCTGAGGATGCCAAACAAAACCATCTGGCCGAAATTACAGGCAACTGGACAGAAGACCGCGAATTTGTGGTTGATCTGTTTCAAAAAAGCATCAGGTTTGACGCTCCTTACCAGGAACTCATAGCCGCAAAAACCCAAAACTGGGAACCTGAGCGTATTGCCATGATGGATACCCTGTTAATGAAAATGGCCATTACCGAGTTTATTAACTTTACCTCCATACCGGTTAAAGTAACTATTAATGAGTACCTGGAAATATCCAAAGAGTTTAGCACGCCTAAGAGTAATTCATTTATAAACGGTATCTTAGACAAGATTTTAATTGACCTTAAAGCAGAAAATAAGATCAGGAAAATTGGCAGAGGATTAATAGAATAA